The proteins below are encoded in one region of Streptomyces sp. NBC_00490:
- a CDS encoding glycosyl hydrolase family 28-related protein — protein sequence MSLTRRTLLGGAVAVAAGAGSVAAGSHAAAATGPGPGPGAVPVPGAGATTEVPRLWGEFTRTPLTHPQIPFVGRAGCRGGASRLPRHRVVADVRDFGAVADATTDCAPAINRAIAAAGRAGGGTVTIPPGTYRIDDVIRIGHCDVVLRGAGSGRTTLHATKSLTELVGVYGSRYGGDKSSWSWAGGLIWLAPEARWTSLVAAIRARAWPFEGWTGNRRDEWRPLTALDPARQGSWTVTAADTSSLRPGDLVLLRLSDDTDHTLLEHMCGGGPGPEGYVWDDKTKLTSYVPYEWPVRITRVRGRRITLERPLPLDLRPQWNPQLTTHVKALTGAGVEGLTLEAVQTPQQPHLLDTGYNGVVLQCAYDCWVDDVTVRHVDNGFGLVAASACTLRRTKVTGRGSHHPYFCREGSHDNLVEDFTIEERTTPAPANTQLHGINVEGLSSYNVWSRGEMRMGTFDSHRGLPFANVRTDITVNNTGRHGGDASAGPLFGARFAHWNIRVTNRRAGLVRIDGLAPYSATVGIDEVEEFDQIDVPDFTGDLHTRLELYGSPHAVRPPNLYEAQRGLAPTHRDEGRR from the coding sequence ATGAGCCTGACAAGACGAACCCTGCTGGGTGGTGCCGTCGCGGTGGCGGCAGGAGCTGGGAGTGTGGCGGCCGGTTCCCACGCCGCGGCAGCGACCGGGCCCGGGCCCGGACCCGGAGCCGTACCCGTACCCGGAGCCGGTGCGACGACCGAAGTGCCGCGCCTGTGGGGCGAGTTCACCCGCACACCCCTCACCCACCCCCAGATCCCCTTCGTCGGGCGGGCAGGCTGCCGCGGCGGGGCGAGCCGTCTCCCGCGCCACCGGGTCGTCGCAGACGTCCGTGACTTCGGCGCCGTGGCGGACGCCACGACGGACTGCGCACCCGCGATCAACCGTGCCATCGCCGCCGCCGGTCGGGCCGGCGGAGGCACGGTCACCATCCCGCCGGGCACATACCGCATCGACGACGTGATCCGCATCGGCCACTGCGACGTGGTCCTCCGCGGCGCCGGCAGCGGCCGCACCACGCTCCACGCGACCAAGAGCCTCACCGAACTCGTCGGGGTGTACGGCTCCCGCTACGGCGGCGACAAGTCCTCCTGGTCCTGGGCGGGCGGCCTGATCTGGCTGGCCCCCGAAGCCCGCTGGACCTCCCTCGTCGCCGCGATCCGGGCCCGCGCGTGGCCCTTCGAGGGCTGGACCGGAAACCGCCGCGACGAATGGCGCCCGCTCACCGCCCTGGACCCGGCCCGCCAAGGCTCCTGGACGGTGACGGCCGCGGACACATCGTCGCTGCGCCCCGGCGACCTGGTCCTGCTGCGACTGTCCGACGACACCGACCACACCCTGCTGGAGCACATGTGCGGCGGCGGCCCCGGACCCGAGGGCTACGTCTGGGACGACAAGACGAAACTGACCTCGTACGTCCCCTACGAATGGCCCGTACGCATCACCCGCGTCCGCGGCCGCCGGATCACCCTCGAACGGCCGCTCCCGCTGGACCTGCGCCCGCAGTGGAACCCGCAACTCACCACGCACGTAAAGGCGTTGACCGGCGCGGGAGTGGAAGGTCTGACCCTGGAGGCCGTGCAGACCCCGCAGCAGCCGCATCTGCTCGACACCGGCTACAACGGAGTCGTCCTGCAGTGCGCCTACGACTGCTGGGTGGACGACGTCACGGTCCGCCACGTCGACAACGGCTTCGGACTGGTGGCCGCCTCCGCGTGCACCCTGCGCCGCACGAAGGTCACGGGCCGCGGCTCCCACCACCCCTACTTCTGCCGCGAGGGCTCGCACGACAACCTCGTCGAGGACTTCACCATCGAGGAGCGCACCACCCCGGCCCCGGCCAACACCCAACTGCACGGCATCAACGTCGAGGGACTGTCTTCGTACAACGTCTGGTCACGCGGCGAGATGCGGATGGGCACCTTCGACAGCCACCGCGGCCTTCCCTTCGCCAACGTCCGCACCGACATCACCGTCAACAACACCGGCCGCCACGGCGGGGACGCGAGCGCCGGACCGCTCTTCGGCGCCCGCTTCGCCCACTGGAACATCCGCGTCACCAACCGCCGCGCGGGCCTGGTGCGGATCGACGGCCTGGCCCCCTACTCCGCGACCGTCGGCATCGACGAGGTCGAGGAGTTCGACCAGATCGACGTACCCGACTTCACGGGCGACCTGCACACACGCCTGGAGCTGTACGGCAGCCCGCACGCCGTCCGGCCGCCGAACCTGTACGAGGCCCAACGCGGACTCGCACCCACCCACAGGGACGAGGGCCGACGATGA
- a CDS encoding OsmC family protein — protein MTDNSLRSVTVERTSLGHFTATNARGGTISFGTGSDAEGDAVFTPVELLLAALGGCTAVDVDVATSRHAEPVKFSVEVSGNKVGDELGNRMTDLVVTFSVDFPDGEGTERARTVLPRAVKASHDRLCTVSRTVEIGTPVKAVIEGA, from the coding sequence ATGACCGACAACTCCCTGCGCTCCGTCACCGTCGAGCGAACCAGCCTCGGCCACTTCACCGCGACGAACGCCCGCGGCGGCACGATCAGCTTCGGTACCGGTTCCGATGCCGAGGGGGATGCCGTTTTCACGCCGGTGGAGCTGTTGCTCGCCGCGCTCGGAGGCTGCACGGCGGTGGACGTCGATGTGGCGACCAGCCGCCACGCGGAGCCGGTCAAGTTCTCCGTCGAGGTGTCGGGGAACAAGGTCGGCGACGAGCTCGGCAACAGGATGACCGACCTGGTCGTCACGTTCTCCGTCGACTTTCCGGACGGCGAGGGCACGGAACGGGCCCGGACCGTGCTTCCCCGGGCGGTCAAGGCCTCCCACGACCGGCTCTGCACGGTGAGCCGCACCGTCGAGATCGGCACGCCCGTCAAGGCGGTGATCGAGGGCGCCTGA
- a CDS encoding family 2 encapsulin nanocompartment cargo protein terpene cyclase: protein MPDSGPLGPSIPGQRSKATTAVPDVPTPAVPDLPTAAGAFGLAALPRPPITPPSPPPPATDTVPATPPVPAAEPSLQRVLGGPTGLGTTSLSLAGTSQPTSTPSPPPPRPPAASAEAAAAPVSDPAFQRVLGGPTGLGTTSLSLAHTPQPLLTGPAPMLPAATPPAEGQAVPGLYHHPVPEPDPVRVEEVSARIKRWAEDEVQLYPEEWEGQFDGFSVGRYMVGCHPDAPTVDHLMIATRLMVAENAVDDCYCEDHGGSPVGLGGRLLLAHTALDPLHTTPEYAPAWEESLGSDPPRRAYRSAMDYFVRMATPSQIDRYRHDMARLHLGYLAEAAWAETDHVPEVWEYLAMRQFNNFRPCPTITDTIGGYELPADLHARPEMQRVIALAGNATTIVNDLYSYTKELAAPGRHLNLPVVIAEREQLSERDGYLKAVEVHNELMHAFEAAAADLAEACPLPPVVRFLKGVAAWVDGNHDWHRTNTYRYSLPAFW, encoded by the coding sequence ATGCCCGATTCCGGGCCCCTTGGACCGTCCATCCCCGGGCAGCGGTCGAAGGCGACGACCGCTGTGCCGGACGTCCCCACGCCGGCGGTCCCCGACCTTCCGACCGCAGCGGGGGCCTTCGGCCTCGCGGCACTACCGCGTCCGCCGATCACTCCACCGTCCCCTCCCCCGCCGGCCACCGACACGGTGCCCGCCACGCCGCCCGTCCCCGCCGCCGAGCCCTCCCTTCAGCGGGTCCTGGGCGGACCGACGGGCCTGGGCACGACCTCGCTGTCCCTGGCGGGCACTTCGCAGCCGACGAGCACACCGTCGCCCCCTCCTCCACGTCCGCCGGCTGCTTCCGCCGAAGCGGCCGCGGCTCCCGTAAGCGACCCCGCTTTTCAGCGGGTCCTGGGCGGGCCGACCGGCCTGGGCACGACCTCGCTGTCTCTGGCCCACACTCCGCAGCCGCTGCTGACCGGACCCGCTCCCATGCTCCCCGCCGCCACACCGCCCGCCGAGGGCCAGGCCGTGCCCGGGCTGTACCACCACCCGGTCCCGGAGCCCGATCCGGTGCGTGTCGAGGAGGTGAGTGCCCGGATCAAGCGCTGGGCCGAGGACGAAGTCCAGCTCTACCCCGAGGAGTGGGAAGGCCAGTTCGACGGCTTCTCCGTCGGGCGGTACATGGTCGGCTGCCACCCGGACGCTCCCACGGTCGATCACCTGATGATCGCCACCCGGCTGATGGTCGCGGAGAACGCCGTCGACGACTGCTACTGCGAGGACCACGGCGGCTCGCCCGTCGGCCTCGGCGGACGCCTTCTCCTGGCGCACACCGCGCTCGATCCTCTCCACACCACCCCGGAGTACGCACCGGCGTGGGAGGAGTCGCTCGGCTCGGATCCTCCGCGGCGCGCCTATCGCAGCGCGATGGACTACTTCGTCCGGATGGCCACGCCCTCCCAGATCGACCGCTACCGCCACGACATGGCTCGGCTGCATCTGGGTTATCTGGCCGAGGCCGCCTGGGCCGAGACCGATCACGTCCCTGAGGTGTGGGAGTACCTGGCGATGCGCCAGTTCAACAACTTCCGCCCCTGCCCCACCATCACCGACACCATCGGAGGCTACGAGCTCCCAGCGGACCTGCACGCGCGGCCCGAGATGCAGCGGGTCATCGCGCTGGCCGGGAACGCGACCACCATCGTCAACGACCTGTACTCCTACACCAAGGAACTCGCCGCCCCCGGCCGCCATCTGAACCTGCCGGTGGTGATCGCCGAACGCGAACAGCTCTCGGAGCGCGACGGCTATCTCAAGGCGGTCGAGGTCCACAACGAACTCATGCACGCCTTCGAGGCGGCAGCGGCCGACCTCGCCGAGGCCTGCCCCCTGCCCCCCGTGGTGCGCTTCCTCAAGGGAGTGGCCGCGTGGGTGGACGGCAACCACGACTGGCACCGCACCAACACCTACCGATACAGCCTGCCCGCCTTCTGGTAA
- a CDS encoding alginate lyase family protein: protein MSMRSRLCLLVMILAACATGLSAPATAPSPPRVPHTVVLDGARMQQTKLRLDRGDRQLRRAVAALTARADRWLDQGPWTVVDKPRPAPGGDVHDYLSQAPYWWPSQAPTTDNPWGCPYVQRDGERNPEVDSGTDRQDAEKTFDSAYDLSLAWYYTGDRRYAEKAGHVLRTWFLDPDTRMNPNLDHAQFIPCKYDGRAIGIIDFSQSYTAVLDAIALLETGAPGWSRTDRTAMTRWNADFLDWLAHSDFGTQEAAATNNHGTFYDLLLAGLAYATGDQGLARRTVLDARARRIAPQIAADGSQPQELARTRSWHYSTFDLVAYTRLADIGRHVGVDLWAYRGPDGQSLFKAVDYLLPAATATAPWPHPELDFHRYAATDVVHAAADAGDNRARRAVHLLQEPPGGDLWALRPAAEQLDSIAG, encoded by the coding sequence ATGAGCATGCGCTCCCGCCTCTGCCTCCTCGTCATGATCCTCGCCGCCTGCGCCACCGGCCTCTCGGCGCCGGCAACTGCTCCCAGTCCGCCGCGCGTCCCGCACACGGTGGTCCTGGACGGCGCCCGCATGCAGCAGACCAAGCTGCGCCTGGACCGAGGAGACCGACAACTCCGGCGCGCCGTAGCGGCGTTGACGGCCCGCGCCGACCGATGGCTGGACCAGGGCCCCTGGACGGTCGTCGACAAGCCCCGACCCGCGCCCGGCGGCGACGTCCACGACTACCTCAGCCAGGCCCCCTACTGGTGGCCCAGCCAAGCCCCCACCACCGACAACCCCTGGGGCTGCCCGTACGTCCAGCGCGACGGCGAGCGCAACCCCGAGGTCGACTCCGGCACCGACCGCCAGGACGCCGAGAAGACCTTCGACTCCGCCTACGACCTCTCCCTCGCCTGGTACTACACCGGCGACCGGCGCTACGCCGAGAAGGCCGGGCACGTGCTGCGCACCTGGTTCCTGGACCCGGACACCCGGATGAACCCGAACCTGGACCACGCGCAGTTCATCCCCTGCAAATACGACGGCCGGGCCATCGGCATCATCGACTTCTCCCAGTCCTACACCGCCGTCCTCGACGCGATCGCCCTGCTGGAAACCGGCGCACCGGGCTGGAGCCGAACCGACCGCACCGCCATGACGCGATGGAACGCCGACTTCCTCGACTGGCTCGCGCACAGCGACTTCGGCACGCAGGAGGCCGCCGCCACCAACAACCACGGCACCTTCTACGACCTGCTGCTCGCCGGTCTCGCCTACGCGACCGGCGACCAGGGCCTCGCCCGCCGGACCGTGCTGGATGCCCGCGCCCGACGCATCGCACCGCAGATCGCCGCCGACGGCAGCCAGCCCCAGGAACTGGCCCGGACCAGAAGCTGGCACTACTCCACCTTCGACCTCGTGGCCTACACCCGGCTCGCTGACATCGGACGCCACGTCGGGGTCGATCTGTGGGCCTACCGAGGACCCGACGGACAGAGCCTGTTCAAAGCGGTGGACTACCTGCTGCCCGCGGCGACGGCCACGGCCCCCTGGCCACATCCGGAGCTGGACTTCCACCGGTACGCGGCCACCGACGTGGTGCACGCGGCCGCCGACGCCGGAGACAACCGGGCCCGGCGCGCGGTCCACCTGCTCCAGGAACCGCCTGGCGGCGACCTGTGGGCGCTGCGCCCGGCGGCGGAGCAACTGGACTCGATCGCGGGCTGA
- a CDS encoding S66 peptidase family protein — translation MSLTALPQLLRPRALRPGDLVVIAALSGPLHAVNEPDLEQAVAVLERMGFRVRRAPLLEAGRHHWWSAARPAEIAEEFNGLLRDPEVRAIIAHDGGQSVLGYLDLIDVEAIAADPKPILGYSDISLLHLVLYARTGLVGFHTDVATPGLGGHWQRAPAARSTELEKLYSTLLTGTDPIGALPTAPSWECWRAGRAEGRLIGGVINRIVLAQATPYALPLERFDGAVLFWEEAGGQAAYVWSYLQVLRHAGILDRISGMVVGIPHAIDGLDSPDASPTLREIVLDVLGDRDIPVLGNVEFGHAGPNLPMPVGIRVALDAQQRTLSLLEPAVRPLPATTPGS, via the coding sequence GTGAGCCTTACCGCGTTGCCTCAACTGCTTCGTCCTCGTGCCCTGAGGCCCGGCGATCTCGTCGTGATCGCAGCGCTGTCGGGGCCGCTCCACGCCGTGAACGAGCCCGACCTCGAGCAGGCGGTGGCCGTGCTCGAGCGGATGGGTTTCCGTGTACGTCGGGCGCCGCTGCTCGAAGCGGGGCGGCATCATTGGTGGAGCGCGGCTCGGCCTGCGGAGATCGCCGAGGAGTTCAACGGACTCCTGCGCGATCCCGAGGTGCGCGCCATCATCGCGCATGACGGCGGCCAGAGCGTGCTCGGCTACCTCGACCTGATCGACGTGGAGGCGATCGCGGCCGACCCCAAGCCGATCCTGGGCTACAGCGACATCTCCCTGCTGCATCTGGTGCTCTACGCGCGCACGGGTCTGGTCGGCTTCCACACCGACGTGGCCACCCCGGGACTCGGCGGGCACTGGCAGCGCGCGCCCGCAGCACGCAGCACGGAACTGGAGAAGCTCTACTCGACGCTGCTGACCGGTACGGACCCGATCGGTGCGCTGCCGACCGCCCCGTCATGGGAGTGCTGGCGTGCCGGTCGCGCCGAAGGCCGCCTCATCGGCGGGGTGATCAATCGCATCGTGCTGGCGCAGGCGACGCCTTACGCGCTGCCGCTCGAACGGTTCGACGGCGCGGTGCTGTTCTGGGAGGAGGCGGGCGGCCAGGCCGCGTACGTGTGGAGCTATCTCCAGGTGCTGCGCCACGCCGGAATCCTCGATCGGATCTCCGGCATGGTCGTGGGCATCCCGCACGCGATCGACGGACTCGACTCGCCCGACGCGTCACCGACCCTGCGTGAGATCGTCCTCGACGTCCTCGGCGACCGGGACATCCCCGTTCTGGGCAACGTCGAGTTCGGCCATGCCGGCCCGAACCTGCCGATGCCCGTCGGTATTCGCGTCGCCCTCGACGCGCAACAGCGGACCTTGTCGCTGCTCGAACCGGCAGTACGCCCGCTCCCGGCGACCACGCCGGGCAGCTGA
- a CDS encoding geranyl diphosphate 2-C-methyltransferase gives MTTEITPTVSATIPAPATPYQGDIARYWNTEARPVNLRLGDVDGLYHHHYGIGAVDHSALGDPEHSAYEKKLIAELHRLESAQAEFLLGHLGPITPEDTLVDAGCGRGGSMVMAHQRFGCKVEGVTLSSAQADFGNGRAQELRIQDHVRSRVCNMLDTPFEKGSVTASWNNESTMYVDLHDLFAEHSRFLKVGGRYVTITGCWNPRYGQPSKWVSQINAHFECNIHSRREYLRAMADNRLVPQTVIDLTPDTLPYWELRATSSLVTGIEEAFIESYRDGSFQYVLIAADRV, from the coding sequence GTGACCACAGAAATCACCCCCACCGTCTCCGCGACGATCCCGGCCCCGGCAACCCCCTACCAAGGGGACATCGCCCGGTACTGGAACACCGAGGCACGGCCGGTGAACCTGCGCCTCGGTGACGTGGACGGGCTCTACCACCACCACTACGGCATCGGCGCCGTCGACCATTCCGCGCTCGGCGACCCGGAGCACAGCGCATACGAGAAAAAGCTGATCGCCGAGCTGCACCGGCTCGAGTCCGCCCAGGCCGAGTTCCTCCTGGGCCACCTCGGCCCCATCACGCCCGAGGACACTCTCGTCGATGCCGGCTGCGGGCGTGGCGGATCCATGGTCATGGCCCATCAGCGCTTCGGCTGCAAGGTCGAGGGCGTCACCCTGTCCTCCGCCCAGGCCGACTTCGGCAACGGGCGAGCACAGGAGCTCCGTATCCAGGACCACGTGCGCTCCCGGGTGTGCAACATGCTCGACACCCCCTTCGAGAAGGGCAGTGTCACCGCCTCGTGGAACAACGAGTCGACCATGTACGTCGACCTGCACGACCTGTTCGCCGAGCACTCCCGCTTCCTCAAGGTGGGCGGCCGGTACGTGACCATCACCGGCTGCTGGAATCCCCGCTACGGCCAGCCGTCGAAGTGGGTCTCCCAGATCAACGCCCACTTCGAGTGCAACATCCACTCCCGCCGTGAATACCTGCGGGCCATGGCCGACAACCGCCTCGTGCCGCAGACCGTGATCGACCTGACCCCCGACACGTTGCCGTACTGGGAGTTGCGGGCCACGTCCTCACTGGTCACCGGGATCGAGGAGGCGTTCATCGAGTCGTACCGGGACGGCTCCTTCCAGTACGTGCTGATCGCGGCCGACCGCGTCTGA
- a CDS encoding class I SAM-dependent methyltransferase, with protein MTDEQERVQPSGVWATAVGVARVRALETERENALFRDPLARAFATAGGLWPSSAPLPDDEATRRRRLAVSFSIVIRTRFLDDLLRQASASGVRQVVLLGAGMDSRAFRMDWPENTRLFEVDTAAPLDFKAAVLRQERAVARCERITVPVDLREDWPGALAAAGHDPAAPTVWIAEGLLIYLPEDAVELLLARISARSAPGSRMGLTLGSRGVIERFGADAVPGSAASMWVSEMPDDPVVWLAGHGWQADTHTLRERAAAYGRPLGSPPRPEEQPGGLISAVRP; from the coding sequence GTGACTGATGAGCAGGAGCGCGTGCAGCCGTCGGGAGTGTGGGCCACGGCCGTGGGGGTGGCCAGGGTCCGGGCGCTGGAGACCGAGCGGGAGAACGCGCTGTTCCGCGACCCACTGGCACGGGCCTTCGCCACCGCAGGCGGCCTGTGGCCCTCCTCGGCGCCGCTGCCCGACGACGAGGCGACGCGACGCCGCCGGCTGGCCGTGTCGTTCTCCATCGTCATCAGGACGAGGTTCCTCGACGACCTGTTGCGGCAGGCCTCCGCGTCCGGGGTCCGGCAGGTCGTGCTGCTCGGCGCCGGCATGGACAGCCGGGCCTTCCGGATGGACTGGCCCGAGAACACCCGGCTGTTCGAGGTCGACACCGCCGCGCCACTGGACTTCAAGGCCGCGGTACTGCGCCAGGAGCGGGCCGTCGCACGCTGCGAGAGGATCACCGTCCCGGTGGATCTGCGTGAGGACTGGCCCGGCGCGCTGGCCGCCGCAGGCCACGACCCGGCGGCGCCCACCGTGTGGATCGCCGAGGGACTGCTGATCTATCTGCCCGAGGACGCGGTGGAGCTGCTTCTGGCCCGGATCAGCGCGCGGTCGGCGCCAGGCAGTCGGATGGGCCTGACGTTGGGCTCGCGCGGCGTGATCGAGCGCTTCGGCGCGGACGCCGTGCCGGGATCGGCGGCGTCCATGTGGGTCTCGGAGATGCCCGACGACCCGGTGGTCTGGCTGGCCGGGCACGGCTGGCAGGCCGACACCCACACCCTGCGCGAGCGCGCCGCCGCCTACGGCCGCCCGCTCGGCAGCCCGCCGCGTCCCGAGGAGCAACCCGGCGGACTGATCTCGGCGGTCCGCCCGTAG
- a CDS encoding family 2B encapsulin nanocompartment shell protein: MTVDSSPETQAAPAAPVPQQSLSTAAARNLTTTTKSAPQMQEITSRWLLRMLPWVETDGGAYRVNRRLRHTVGDGRIEFVQEGSTVRVIPRELGELALLRGFEDLDALTALAERCTQRDFAVGEVIVERGSPADRIHLIAHGRISQCTEGKYGGEIRLAVLADGDHFGEHALLDSDAHYDYTATAETSGTLLTLSRGDFAAVRDSAPLLRAHVTEFSSATRRRQNKHGEAEIAMSAGHVGEADLPSAFVDYELKPREYELSVAQTILRIHTRVCDLYNGPMNQTEEQLRLTVEALRERQEHELINNREFGLLHNADFKQRIHTHSGPPTPDDMDELLCRRRGTKFFLAHPRTIAAIGRGFNACGLYPDHVDLGGQSVPAWRGVPILPCNKIPISKEQTSSILAMRTGEKNQGVIGLWQTGLPDEVEPGLSARFMGINEQAVISYLVSTYYSAAVLLPDALGVMENVQIARGRG; encoded by the coding sequence ATGACCGTGGACAGCAGCCCGGAAACCCAGGCCGCACCCGCCGCGCCCGTGCCGCAGCAGTCCCTGAGTACCGCCGCCGCACGCAACCTCACCACCACCACGAAGTCCGCCCCGCAGATGCAGGAGATCACCTCCCGCTGGTTGCTGCGGATGCTCCCCTGGGTCGAGACCGACGGCGGCGCCTACCGGGTCAACCGACGGCTGCGTCATACCGTCGGCGACGGTCGCATCGAGTTCGTGCAGGAAGGCTCCACGGTCCGTGTGATCCCCCGCGAACTCGGTGAACTGGCATTGCTGCGGGGCTTCGAGGACCTGGACGCCCTCACCGCCCTCGCCGAGCGCTGCACACAGCGCGACTTCGCTGTCGGCGAGGTCATCGTCGAGCGCGGCAGCCCGGCGGACCGGATCCATCTGATCGCCCACGGACGCATCAGCCAGTGCACCGAGGGCAAGTACGGCGGAGAGATCCGCCTCGCGGTGCTCGCGGACGGCGACCACTTCGGTGAGCACGCCCTCCTGGACTCCGACGCCCACTACGACTACACGGCCACCGCCGAGACGTCCGGCACCCTGCTCACCCTCTCCCGTGGCGACTTCGCCGCCGTGCGGGACTCCGCGCCCCTTCTCCGCGCCCACGTCACCGAGTTCAGCTCCGCCACGCGGCGACGGCAGAACAAGCACGGTGAGGCCGAGATCGCCATGTCGGCCGGCCATGTCGGCGAGGCCGATCTGCCGAGCGCCTTCGTCGACTACGAGCTCAAGCCACGTGAGTACGAACTCTCCGTCGCGCAGACCATTCTGCGGATCCACACCCGGGTCTGCGACCTCTACAACGGCCCGATGAACCAGACCGAGGAGCAACTCCGGCTGACCGTCGAGGCGTTGCGCGAGCGCCAGGAGCACGAGCTCATCAACAACCGTGAGTTCGGGTTGCTGCACAACGCCGACTTCAAGCAGCGCATCCACACGCATTCCGGCCCGCCGACCCCGGACGACATGGACGAGCTGCTGTGTCGCCGCCGCGGCACCAAGTTCTTCCTCGCCCACCCGAGGACGATCGCCGCGATCGGACGCGGCTTCAACGCCTGCGGGCTCTACCCGGATCACGTCGATCTCGGCGGGCAGTCCGTGCCGGCCTGGCGCGGGGTCCCGATCCTGCCCTGCAACAAGATCCCGATCAGCAAGGAGCAGACCAGCTCCATCCTCGCCATGCGTACGGGGGAGAAGAACCAAGGGGTCATCGGCCTGTGGCAGACAGGGCTGCCGGACGAGGTCGAGCCGGGGCTCTCAGCACGGTTCATGGGCATCAACGAGCAGGCGGTCATCTCCTATCTCGTCAGCACGTACTACTCCGCCGCGGTGCTCCTGCCCGACGCGCTCGGCGTGATGGAGAACGTGCAGATCGCCCGCGGACGTGGCTGA
- a CDS encoding alpha/beta hydrolase codes for MALATGLGTSPAAANPRRGLTTYVLVHGTHSAGAFWLPIARELTLRGHRVVMVDQPWHGAEAFVPESYQRQDLEAMAVEPSPLKGIGLEDYEARVTGIVRRAARNGPVVLVGHSLGGVTVSRVGDAVPHLLHRICYMAAFCPSRAMPTADACTAAPENANAVSPVELTVGDPDRLGVLRLNFRTGDSRELGLLKEMICADYPDADFRRLLAGMQTDEPVTAYAGRAVGRAGSWGRIPRTYLRFGKDRTIATALQDRMIAEADAFTPGNSFRVHDFPVASHVGPLDPVPVAEILDTLAG; via the coding sequence ATGGCACTGGCCACCGGGCTCGGTACCTCGCCGGCCGCGGCGAACCCGCGTCGCGGGCTCACCACCTACGTGCTGGTGCACGGTACCCACAGCGCCGGCGCGTTCTGGTTACCGATCGCGCGGGAGCTGACGCTGCGCGGTCACCGCGTCGTCATGGTGGACCAGCCGTGGCATGGCGCGGAGGCTTTCGTGCCGGAGTCGTATCAGCGGCAGGATCTCGAAGCGATGGCGGTCGAGCCTTCTCCGCTGAAGGGGATCGGCCTTGAGGACTACGAGGCGCGGGTCACGGGCATCGTGCGGCGGGCGGCCCGCAACGGCCCGGTGGTGCTGGTCGGGCACAGCCTGGGCGGTGTAACGGTCAGCCGAGTCGGCGATGCCGTCCCGCATCTGCTTCACCGCATTTGCTACATGGCGGCCTTCTGCCCCAGTCGTGCCATGCCCACAGCGGACGCGTGCACGGCGGCACCCGAGAACGCGAACGCCGTCAGTCCGGTCGAGCTGACGGTGGGTGACCCGGACCGGCTCGGCGTACTACGACTGAACTTCCGGACGGGTGACAGCCGTGAGCTGGGCCTCCTGAAGGAGATGATCTGCGCGGACTACCCCGATGCCGATTTCCGCCGGTTACTGGCCGGCATGCAGACCGACGAGCCCGTCACCGCCTATGCGGGCCGAGCGGTCGGCCGGGCCGGCAGCTGGGGACGCATTCCCCGTACCTACCTGCGTTTCGGCAAGGACCGGACGATCGCCACCGCCCTCCAGGACAGAATGATCGCGGAAGCCGACGCGTTCACGCCCGGCAACAGCTTCCGCGTGCACGATTTTCCCGTGGCGTCTCACGTCGGCCCTCTGGATCCCGTCCCGGTCGCGGAGATCCTGGACACGCTCGCGGGGTAG
- a CDS encoding dihydrofolate reductase family protein, translating into MKLTTVTNVSVDGVTQGHRRIDADIMGEADAPDRDGSDGFERFGWAPPLLDDETSTFISEAFQRADAFLLGRRTYEIFAGSWGAGMDPGNPVGDALNARPKYVASTTLTEPRWAGTTVLSGDVADAVRELKAEPGGELQVWGSGTLIRWLLGHRLVDEIVLLTYPVVVGQGTRLFPATGPDTGLELADLRTTPNGLTIQTYRTTGRPRYETTPT; encoded by the coding sequence ATGAAACTGACGACCGTCACGAACGTCTCCGTCGACGGAGTGACCCAGGGACATCGACGGATCGATGCAGACATCATGGGTGAAGCCGACGCGCCGGACCGCGACGGCAGTGACGGATTCGAGCGCTTCGGATGGGCCCCGCCACTGCTTGACGACGAGACTTCGACGTTCATCAGCGAGGCCTTTCAGCGCGCCGACGCGTTCCTGCTCGGTCGGCGGACGTACGAGATCTTCGCCGGCTCCTGGGGAGCAGGCATGGATCCGGGCAACCCCGTCGGAGACGCGTTGAACGCGCGGCCCAAGTACGTCGCCTCCACCACGCTCACCGAGCCGCGATGGGCCGGCACGACCGTCCTGTCCGGTGACGTCGCGGACGCCGTCCGCGAGTTGAAAGCCGAGCCGGGCGGTGAGCTGCAGGTGTGGGGCAGCGGCACTCTGATCCGCTGGCTGCTCGGCCACCGGCTGGTCGACGAGATCGTGCTGCTCACCTACCCCGTGGTCGTCGGCCAGGGCACGCGGCTCTTCCCCGCCACCGGCCCGGACACCGGACTCGAACTGGCCGACCTGCGGACCACCCCGAACGGGCTGACGATCCAGACCTACCGCACCACCGGGCGCCCGCGGTACGAGACGACCCCGACCTGA